The nucleotide window GCCGCCCGGGGAGCGATCGTCATCGCGACCATCTTCTCGATCATCGGCAGCTTCCAGCTCTTCAACGAACCCAACGTCCTGAAGCCCCTCGCCGAGAACGTGATCTCGTCCTACTTCACCCCGAACATGTACGCCTACAACCTCTCGTTCGCAGGCCAGCAGTTCAACACCGCGGCGACAGTCGCGATCGTGATGGGCGTGATCACCGCCGTGATCGCCTACGTCGTGCAGCTGCGCGGCAGCCGAAAGGACGACCTGTGAGCATCACCACTCTTCGCACGGTGAACCCGAGCGCGCGACGGGCATCGACGATCAGCCGCCCCCGCAAGTCGATCGCGCTGACGATCGTCATGATCCTGTTCCTTCTCTACGCCGTCATCCCGCTGCTCTGGCTCGTCATCAACGCGTCGAAGACGCAGGCGGACCTCTTCAGCACGTTCGGCCTCGGGTTCGGCAACAGCTTCGCGCTGGTCGACAACATGATCGAGACCTTCCGCTACGACGACGGGATCTTCCTCCGCTGGCTCGGGAACACGCTCCTCTACGTCGTCGTCGGCGCCGGCGGTGCGACCCTCCTCGCGACCCTCGGCGGCTACGGCCTGGCCAAGTTCCGCTTCCCGGGACGCCGCGCGTACTTCGCGGTCGTCCTCGGTGCAGTCGCTGTGCCCGGCACCGCGCTGGCCGTCCCGACGTTCCTGCTGTTCAGCCAGCTGGGCCTGACCAACACCCCGTGGTCGATCATCATCCCGTCGCTGATCACGCCGTTCGGGCTCTATCTGGTCTGGGTCTACACGATCGACTCGGTGCCCACCGAGCTGCTCGAGGCGGCGCGACTGGACGGCGCGAGCGAGATGCGCACCTTCTTCACCATCTCTCTCAAGCTGCTCACCCCCGGAGTCGTGACGGTCGCGCTCTTCTCGGTGGTCGCGACCTGGAACAACTACTTCCTGCCGCTGATCATGCTGAGCGACCCCCAGTGGTACCCGCTCACCGTCGGCCTCAACCAGTGGAGCTCGCAGGCGAGCGGGGTCTCGGCCGACCCCATCTACAACCTCGTCATCACCGGCTCCCTCATCACGATCATCCCGATCGTCCTGATCTTCCTCGTCCTCCAGCGCTTCTGGCAGTCCGGCCTGAGCGCCGGCAGCGTCAAGGGCTGACTCTTCTCCCTCCTCACCCCTGCATCACCACAACGAAGTGAAAGGAACACCCATGTTCAACCTCCGCAGAGGCGCGCGGCGTGCCCGCACTGTCGCGGGCCTCGTCGTCACCGGTCTCGCCGCGATGTCCCTCGTCGCGTGCAGCTCGGGCTCCGGCTCGAGCGCCGCAGGATCGGCCGACGACCTCGACGCAGCACTCGAGAAGGGCGGCAGCCTGACGTACTGGACCTGGACCCCCTCGGGCGAGGCGCAGGCCGAGGCGTTCATGAAGGAGTACCCGAACGTCGACGTCGAGGTCGTCAACGCCGGCACCGCGACCGACGAGTACACCAAGCTGCAGAACTCCATCAAGGCCGGTTCCGGCGCGCCCGACGTCGCCCAGATCGAGTACTACGCCATGCAGCAGTTCGCCCTCTCGGACGGCCTGCTCGACCTCACCCCCTACGGGATGGGCGACCTCGAGGACTCCTACACCGCCTCCACCTGGGGCGCCGTGAACCTCAACGGCGGCCTCTACGGCCTCCCGCAGGACTCCGGCCCCATGGTCATGCTCTACAACAAGACGGTCTTCGACCAGTACGGCCTCGCCGTCCCGACCACCTGGGACGAGTACATCCAGGAGGCGCAGAAGCTGCACTCGGCCGACCCGTCGAAGTTCATCACCAACGACGCCGGCGACCCCGGCTTCGCCGACCCTCTGATCTGGCAGGCCGGCGGCACGCCCTTCACGACCGACGGCACCGACATCGCCATCGATCTGCAGGACGAGGGCACGCAGAAGTGGGCCGACACCTGGAACCAGCTCCTCGAGCCCGGCCTGCTCTCGCCCATCCCCACGTGGTCGGACGAGTGGTTCACCGCCCTCGGCAACGACTCGATCGCGACACTGATCACCGGCGCCTGGATGCCCGGGATCCTCGAGAACTCCGTCCCCGACGGTGCCGGTGACTGGCGCGTCGCTCCGCTGCCCAGCTACGACGGCTCCGCCGCGACCGCCGAGAACGGCGGCAGCGCCCAGTCGGTCATCAAGCAGTCCGAGAACCCGGCTCTCGCGGCCGCGTTCCTCCGCTGGCTCAACAGCTCCGACGAGAGCATCGACGTCTTCCTCGGCACCGGAGGCTTCCCCTCCACGACCGCCCAGCTCGAGGCCGACGACTTCCTGAACGCCACGCCCGAGTACTTCGGCGGCCAGGAGATCAACAAGGTCCTCGTCGACGCCTCGAAGAACGTCGTCGAGGGCTTCGAGTACCTGCCGTTCCAGGTCTACGCCAACAGCGTCTTCCCCGACACCGTCGGCCAGGCCTACGCCAACGGCACCGACCTCAACGAGGGGCTGAAGGACTGGCAGGACAACCTCGTCACCTACGGCGACTCGCAGGGCTTCTCGGTCAATGAGTAGCACGACCCCGGGGCCCGGGCGGCCGACCGCCCGGGCCCTTCCCCTCCTTCCCCCCCAGAGATCTCAGGAGAGAACAACGATGTTCATGAAGGAACGACGGCCCCTCGGCCGAACGGCGGGCCGCGCGCTCGGAGTCTTCACCCTCGCGGTGGCGATGCTCGGCGGTTCCGCACTCACCGCCCAGGCGTACGTGCCGCAGAGCGGGATCGTCTACCAGCTCGACCCGAACCAGCCCTGCCTCAAGGGCCGAGGCAACTGCGCCATCTACCCCAAGTCGGCACAGCTCCCCAGCGGCCGGATCGTCGCCGCCTTCGAGGAGTCGATCGTCGCGCCCTCCGGAGGCGCAGCAGGGCAGGACATGCCCGTCTACTCGAGCGACGACGACGGGGACTCGTGGCAGCCGCTCTCGCGGGTCGGAGCGCCGGCCTCCCTCTCCTCCGACCCGCAGTACGCGGAGTACACCAGCAACTGGACCAACCCCTACCTCTACGTCCTGCCCCAGGCCGTCGGCGATCTGGCCGCGGGCACCCTCCTCCTCGCGACCGTCGTCTCGGGCGAGGACGAGTACTACCGGGAGCAGAAGGCCGCCGACCCGAACTGGCTGCCGAACAACGACGGCGACCGGCGCGACGTCGGCATCGCCCTCTACGCGAGCACCGACGAGGGCGCCACCTGGTCGATCCGCAGCATCGTCGCCGCAGGAGGCTGGCAGGGTGGCAGCGCCGGCGCCAAGGGCCAGAACATCGCGACCGCGAACACGAACCGCCAGGTCGACCCGGTCTGGGAGCCGCACCTCATCGTGCGCGACGGGAAGCTCGTCGTCTTCTACTCCGACGAGAACGACTACCTCGGCTTCGACGCCACGACCGGAGTCGCGATCCCCGACCCCGCCAACGCGACCGCACCCGACTCGATCGGGCAGATCCTCGCGCACCGCACCTGGGACGGCCGCGCCTCCTCGAGCTGGGGCCCGATCACCGTCGATGCCGCCGGCTTCACCGAGGACCGCGGCAACGGCAAGACGCAGATCGGAGGCGGCCGGCCCGGCATGACGACCGTCGCACCGACCACCGACGGCAAGTGGTTCCTCACCTTCGAGTACTTCGGCGGAGGCGACGATGTCCGGTACAAGGTCGCCGACGACCCGCTGCGGTTCTTCGCCGACGGCGACCCGGACGGCCAGAACATCTCCGCACTGCCCAAGGCTCCCGGCTCCCGTGTCCACGCCCGCGGCGGCAGCCCCGTCCTCGTGACACTGCCCGACGGACGCATCCTGTACAACGGCTCGAACAGCGGCAACATCTGGGTCAACGAGAGCGGCCGCAGCGACGGCGCATGGACCGAGTACCAGACCCCGCTCGGCGGCGGCTACAGCCGCAACCTGCAGTACGTACAGGGCACCGGTCGCGTCGTGATCCTCCAGGCCACCTGGGGCGGACCGGGCACGCAGGCGACCATCCGCCACGGCGAGGTCGACCTCGGCGACTCGCAGGGCGCCTACTACCAGCTCGTCAACCGCAAGACCGGTCAGATCCTCGGCACCGGCGGCAACGACAACGACGACAACATCGGCAACGCCGACACGCCGAGTGTCGCCTCCGAAGCGGCGTCCGCCGCGGTCGGCGACTCGCAGTACTGGCACCTCACCGAGAAGTCCGGAGGCGCTTACACGCTGCTCAACAAGGCCGGCGGTCGCGAAGCGGCGATCTGGGGCGGCGGCGCCTCCTCGGGTCAGCGCCTCGGCCTGTGGGTCGACAACACCGCTCCGGGGCTCTGGAACCTGGTGCCCGCCACCGACGGTTCCGTGCGATTCCAGTCGACGCGCAACACCTCGCTCTACCTCTCCGGAGCGAGCGCGAGCTCGCCCGTCACGCTGCAGCCGTCGGCGACCGACGGCTCGCAGGACTGGACACTCGTCCAGCTGGCGCCCACCGCCTCCGCTCTGACCACCGCCACCCGGTCGGAGCGCCTGATCGGCACCGACCAGGTCGCACCGGGAGCCGCCGTCGCGCTCGACGCGACCGCGACGAACCGAGCCGGCACCGCTCGGCACGCCGGAGTGGACGGGCACGCGTACGCGCTCGTCGGCGACGCCGTGACCGATCTCGGAGTCGTCGCGTTCGACTCCTCGCAGCGCGGCAGCATTACGCTGCCCGCCTCGCTCACCGGAGGAACGACGGCACGCATCGCTGTCGCCTTCGACAGCGGCCCGCTGGTCTGGGACACCATGACAGTGCGCGATCCGGCGACCCTCCCCCTGACCACGACGGCCACGAGCCGTTGCGTCGCGGGCAAGGTAGTCCTCACGACCATCGTTTCCAATGGCAGCGCCTCGAACGTCGATGTGACGGTCAACAGCGCCTATGGCTCGAAGACAACGGCCGCCGTGAAGCCGGGCTCGAACACGAGCTCCGCCTTCACGACCCGCCTAACCACGATACCCGCCGGCCAGGTGACCATCACCGGCACCGGCGTCGTCTCGGGTGAGACCGTGACCACGACGTCGACGACCGCATACCCCGCCCGCACCTGCTGACACGACGGGGGCACAGCCGCTATCAGCGCTGCGCCCCCCGCCCACCGATCCGAGGCTGCGACGTGTCGCTCCTCGCCCTGACCGCCCGCCCGGGCCGGAAACCCCCTTCCTCCAGCCCGGGCGGGCTTCCTTCACGAGCGTGTCCGCGATGATGCAGACCGCGGAACAGAGAACAGGTGTAATGAACATCCGCTCCCTCCGCATCCGCGGCGCCGCCGGAGTTGCGGAAGGATTTCTCCTGCTCGGCGTCGCCGGCACCGCGATGGCCGACAATCAGCAGGGCACCGGCGACGTCGACATCGCTCTCCTCGCCACTTCGGGCTCGCATTCGAGCGGCGTGCTACCCCGCATCCCCCTTGGCGTGACGGCAGCTTCTTTGACGCCTCAGAATCGATACTCATGCAGGTTCGAGTCAGGAAGAGGGGTCGCGGTAATGCGTGGCCTCCCTTTCGTTGGCCCCACTCCAACGGGCAGCGACGTCGTTCAGGGCACGGGTGGTAGCCGTCGCGACGACCGATCGGCATCGGCATCGGTTAGCGGCTCGCTGTAGTCCTCGAGCGCCATATGAAGGGGAGAGCACAGTCGCTCTGGTAATACGGGACCGGTTCCGGTCACCGAGCCACGAGCGTCCCGCGGCGCCATACCCTCCGGATCAGCTGGACACCAGGCCGATAGGCGAGGTGCGAAGGATCCGGTGCGTCGAGCTCGACGAGATCTGCTCGTGCGCCGACGCGAAGCGTCCCGACATCATCGCGCCGAAGCGCCGTCGCGCCACCGAAGGTCGCTGCCCACACAGCTTCGGCCGAGGTCATCCCCATCTCGCGGACGGCGAGAGCGACGCAGAAGGGGAGCGACGAGGTGAAGGAGGAGCCCGGGTTGCAGTCGCTGGCGAGGGCGACGTGGACTCCTGCGTCGATCAGTCGTCGGGCGTCCGGGTACGGCTGTCGAGTGGAAAACTCGACACCGGGCAGCAGGGTAGCGACGGTCTGAGAGCGGCTGAGCGCGGCGATGTCGTCGTCGGTGAGGTAGGTGCAGTGGTCGACGCTCGCGGCATCAAGCTCGACGGCGAGTCGAACGCCCTCGCCCGGGCCGAGCTGGCTCGCGTGCACGCGCACGCCCAGACCGCGATCGCGCCCAGCGAGAAGGATCTGGCGCGATTCGTTGGGGGTGAAGGCTCCGGTCTCGCAGAAGACGTCGATCCAGCGGGCATGAGGCGCAGGCGTCGAGCATATCGCCGATGACGAGGTCGATGTACTCTTCACGTCGCTCGGCGTATTCGGTCGGAACGACGTGCGCGCCGAGGTAGGTCACCTCGTCGGTGAGCTGCGCGGCCAAACGCACGAGGCGTTCCTCGGTCGCGAGGTCGAGGCCGTATCCGCTCTTGATCTCGAGGGTGGTGGTGCCGTGCGCATGCGCCTGGCTCAGCAGGTGCTGCGCATTCGCGAGGAGTTCGTCGTCGGAGGCGGCCCGGGTCGCGGTGACCGTCGAGCGGATCCCACCGGCGGAGTAGCGGCTTCCTGCCATGCGTGCCTCGAACTCGGCCGAGCGGTCGCCCGCGAAGAGGACGTGGCTGTGCGAGTCGACGAAGCCGGGGATGACCGAGCGTCCGCCGACGCGAGTCACGGTGTTGGCGGCGGGGGCGTCGGACGCCGCTCCGATCCAGGCAATGAGTCCGTCCTCGACGACGACTGCGGCATCGGTCCACGTGCCCAGGTCGCCGATGACCGGGCGGGAGCCGTCTCGGGGCGTGTTGATGACGAGGGTGCCGATATCGGTGAGGAGGTGGGAGGAGGTCATCGAAGGGGCCTTCCGCTGATCTGGGCTTTGGGTTCGTCGGTGCGTTCGCGCGCCTCGTCGAGCGCATCGAGCGCGGCGGCGAGCAGCCCCGTAGTGCCGGTGGTGTCGACGAGGCGTCCGCCGACGATGGTGGTGCGGATGTCGGCGGCAGTCGCCACCAGCGGCAGCGCCTCGGCAGGAGCTCGGAGGGTCCGCATCGATTCCTCGTCGAGCTCGACGAGGTCGCAGACAGCTCCGACGGAGATACCGCCGCGCCATCCGAGTGCGCGGTAGCCGTCGACGGTGCCCGCTCGCCAGAGCTCGGCGGGTGAGAACACTCCGCGGCGGTGGCGGGCGAGGCGTTCCCCTGCTTCGAGTCCTCGGAGCTCGAGCAGCGGGTCGATGACGGCGTTCTGGTCGGAGCCGATGGTGACGGAGGCGCCAAGCGCGGCGAGTGCACGAGCCGGCCCGATGCCGTCGCCGAGGTCGGCTTCGGTGCTCGGACACATCACGACCGCTACTCCGGCCCCGCCGAGGAGGTCGTGGTCGGAGTCGGACAGGTGTGTCGCGTGCACGACGGAGAGCCGGCGCGAGAGAGCACCTGCTCGGGCGAGCAGCTCGGTGGGCGTGAGTCCAGTGGCGGCGAGGCACTCCTCGTTCTCACGGGGCTGCTCCGACAAATGGATGTGCAGCGGGACATCAGCAGGCAGGCCGGCGACCAGCGCGGAGATCTCCCGCTCGGGTACGGCGGGCACCGAGTGGATGGCGGCCCCCAGGAGCACATCGCGGTGGCCAGCCAGATCGGAGCGGAGGCGATGCCAGCGGTCGAGCCACGCGGCGGCGCTTCCGTCCCCGAATCGCAGCTGCTCGGGTTCGAGTCCTCTGCCGAGACCGCCTCCGAGGTACAGGGTGTCGAGGAGGGTGAGCCGGATGCCCGCGTCCTGCGCGGCGTCGGCGACGGTGCGCTCCATCGCATGCTCGGGTTCGCGGTACGGCGCGCCACCCGGTCGGTGGTGGACGTAGTGGAACTCGCCGACTGCGGTGTAGCCGGCGGAGAGCATCTCTCCGAAGACCGCGCGGGCGAGGGAGCGGTAAAGGCGGGGATCGAGCGTCCCGGCGACGGCGCACATCTCCTCCCGCCACCGCCAGAAGTCCCCTCCCTCGGCATGCGTGCGGCCGCGGAGGGCCCGGTGGAAGAGATGCGAGTGGGCGTTCGCGAACCCCGGGCCGACGGTGCCGAGCCGGTGGCCAACCTTGTCCGGAATCAATCAGTCCAGGCGGACGGGTCAGGATGTCGGATCGAACAGAAGCTGGCGAGAGCACGCGTCGAGGACTGCACTGCGCTCGTCGCCCTCCGTGAGGCATGACTCCTCGAAGGCGAGGCGCTGGAACTTGGGTCCTTCGGGCACGAGACTTAGCATCTGCTCTGCCGAGCCGGAGCACGTTTCCAGAACCAAGAGTTGTCCCCGGACGGTGATGCAAGTCCCCTCCGTGCGTGATCGCACGAGGATCTCCTCGTCGGAGACGGGGATCGTCTGCCACTGCTGGTTGGCGCCGCCGTTGCAGTCATAGATGATCGCCGTCGCATCCCCCTCCATTCCGGGTGCATCGAGGCAGCGGTCGTCGGTGGCGGTATGAAACTCTCGGAACGGCGTTCCTGGGGCAACGCCGTCGATGGTCCCCTCGGACACTGAGATCGACAATGCAGTCGACCACTCGAGGGAGAGCGAGCGTTCGGTGGGGAAGGTGAGGGGTAGCCACACGTAGTCGGAATCGTTCACTGGCGCGTCTCTGGCTCCCGCCCATCGGTCACCGAGGTAGAGGAAGCTCGTGCGCGAGGACCCGGCGACGGGGAGGACGAATGCCGCCTGCGAGCCGAAGGCCTCGGCGTCTCCAACGGGTAGAAGTTCGCTCCAAGGTCCGGCCGGATCAGGTGCCGTGGCGTACATCGCTTGGTTGGGGTCCCAGCCAGTGGCTCCCGACGTCATGAGGAAGTATGTGTCGTTCCGCTGGAAGAGCGCGGGGGCCTCCCGGTAGGCACCCGGCCACAGTGTTGTGAGCAGAGCTACCGGTTCGGTGAAGTCGTCGGAAAGTCGGTAGATGTTGAGATCAGCGTTGCTTGAAGTGGCGGAGGCGAGGTAGGCCGAGCCGTCCTCTGCTTGGAAGACGGTCTGGTCCCGGCTCTCGTAACCCAGGGGCCGGAAGCTGCGCTTATAGACGTAGTCTCCGTCGATCATCGGCGACACTGCGACGGCTGTTCTTGCCTGGTTGTAGTCCACTCCGTTCTCCCAGTGCATCCAGAGCACGAAGGAATCGGTCGGCTCGTTAAAGAGCAGCTTGGGTCGCTCGATGGTGGCGCCCACGAGGTCCGGCGCGGAGGCCTGGGTGAGGATGTCGTGCTGGAAAGTCCAGTTCGCCAGGTCGGGCGAGCTGTAGAGCGACACGGACTCGAAGCGATTTGACTCGTTCCGGTTTTCTCCTACCCAGTAGAAGACACCGTCGTGCTCCAGCATGCCGCCGCCGTGGGCATGGATGGGAGCCCCGGCGGTGTCGACGAACAGGGTGCCGTTCGGTGGCGTCCGTGCTGATGTGGTCGCCTCGGCGGGGGAGGACGTAGCGGAGGCGGACGGCGGTTGTGGGTCCGGGCGCTGTGAGCGTGGACCGAAGCCCATGCTGAGTGCGAAGACGGCCGCGGCGAGGCCAAGCGCGATGAGTGCGATAACGCGTGGTCGAGTGAAAATTCTCACGGGATTTCCTGGCGGCGTCCCGGCTCGGGTTCACGCACAGACATGCGTGGGTATAAAGCCGGAGGAAGACGCGCGCGTCGAGGAAAGTGTAGACCATATCGGCTCCTCATGAGCGCTGCAGGTCGCTCAGCTCAACGTCCTCCAGACTTCTCCGAGTTGATCGGAAGTGTCACCTGACCGGACTGTTCGCGGGCCCGACTGTCGTTATCGAGCTGGCCTGCGCAGCACCAGCCGGCTCGACCAGCAGTCGAGGGCGTATCGGCGGATCCGGCCGCCGGGTCGAACGCGGGCGTAGCGCTCCGCCGGTTCTCGTCTGTTAGAAGCCGATCTCACCTCTGCTTCTTCACCCGAGGGAGTAGCCCGGCACCGACGGGACGGCGGTGTGAGTTCGTCGGCTCGCAGCAGGGCACGCGGTGTCTCACGACGAGCAGGATAAACTT belongs to Rathayibacter caricis DSM 15933 and includes:
- a CDS encoding carbohydrate ABC transporter permease; the protein is MILFLLYAVIPLLWLVINASKTQADLFSTFGLGFGNSFALVDNMIETFRYDDGIFLRWLGNTLLYVVVGAGGATLLATLGGYGLAKFRFPGRRAYFAVVLGAVAVPGTALAVPTFLLFSQLGLTNTPWSIIIPSLITPFGLYLVWVYTIDSVPTELLEAARLDGASEMRTFFTISLKLLTPGVVTVALFSVVATWNNYFLPLIMLSDPQWYPLTVGLNQWSSQASGVSADPIYNLVITGSLITIIPIVLIFLVLQRFWQSGLSAGSVKG
- a CDS encoding ABC transporter substrate-binding protein — translated: MFNLRRGARRARTVAGLVVTGLAAMSLVACSSGSGSSAAGSADDLDAALEKGGSLTYWTWTPSGEAQAEAFMKEYPNVDVEVVNAGTATDEYTKLQNSIKAGSGAPDVAQIEYYAMQQFALSDGLLDLTPYGMGDLEDSYTASTWGAVNLNGGLYGLPQDSGPMVMLYNKTVFDQYGLAVPTTWDEYIQEAQKLHSADPSKFITNDAGDPGFADPLIWQAGGTPFTTDGTDIAIDLQDEGTQKWADTWNQLLEPGLLSPIPTWSDEWFTALGNDSIATLITGAWMPGILENSVPDGAGDWRVAPLPSYDGSAATAENGGSAQSVIKQSENPALAAAFLRWLNSSDESIDVFLGTGGFPSTTAQLEADDFLNATPEYFGGQEINKVLVDASKNVVEGFEYLPFQVYANSVFPDTVGQAYANGTDLNEGLKDWQDNLVTYGDSQGFSVNE
- a CDS encoding RICIN domain-containing protein; translated protein: MKERRPLGRTAGRALGVFTLAVAMLGGSALTAQAYVPQSGIVYQLDPNQPCLKGRGNCAIYPKSAQLPSGRIVAAFEESIVAPSGGAAGQDMPVYSSDDDGDSWQPLSRVGAPASLSSDPQYAEYTSNWTNPYLYVLPQAVGDLAAGTLLLATVVSGEDEYYREQKAADPNWLPNNDGDRRDVGIALYASTDEGATWSIRSIVAAGGWQGGSAGAKGQNIATANTNRQVDPVWEPHLIVRDGKLVVFYSDENDYLGFDATTGVAIPDPANATAPDSIGQILAHRTWDGRASSSWGPITVDAAGFTEDRGNGKTQIGGGRPGMTTVAPTTDGKWFLTFEYFGGGDDVRYKVADDPLRFFADGDPDGQNISALPKAPGSRVHARGGSPVLVTLPDGRILYNGSNSGNIWVNESGRSDGAWTEYQTPLGGGYSRNLQYVQGTGRVVILQATWGGPGTQATIRHGEVDLGDSQGAYYQLVNRKTGQILGTGGNDNDDNIGNADTPSVASEAASAAVGDSQYWHLTEKSGGAYTLLNKAGGREAAIWGGGASSGQRLGLWVDNTAPGLWNLVPATDGSVRFQSTRNTSLYLSGASASSPVTLQPSATDGSQDWTLVQLAPTASALTTATRSERLIGTDQVAPGAAVALDATATNRAGTARHAGVDGHAYALVGDAVTDLGVVAFDSSQRGSITLPASLTGGTTARIAVAFDSGPLVWDTMTVRDPATLPLTTTATSRCVAGKVVLTTIVSNGSASNVDVTVNSAYGSKTTAAVKPGSNTSSAFTTRLTTIPAGQVTITGTGVVSGETVTTTSTTAYPARTC
- a CDS encoding formimidoylglutamate deiminase, producing MIPDKVGHRLGTVGPGFANAHSHLFHRALRGRTHAEGGDFWRWREEMCAVAGTLDPRLYRSLARAVFGEMLSAGYTAVGEFHYVHHRPGGAPYREPEHAMERTVADAAQDAGIRLTLLDTLYLGGGLGRGLEPEQLRFGDGSAAAWLDRWHRLRSDLAGHRDVLLGAAIHSVPAVPEREISALVAGLPADVPLHIHLSEQPRENEECLAATGLTPTELLARAGALSRRLSVVHATHLSDSDHDLLGGAGVAVVMCPSTEADLGDGIGPARALAALGASVTIGSDQNAVIDPLLELRGLEAGERLARHRRGVFSPAELWRAGTVDGYRALGWRGGISVGAVCDLVELDEESMRTLRAPAEALPLVATAADIRTTIVGGRLVDTTGTTGLLAAALDALDEARERTDEPKAQISGRPLR
- a CDS encoding family 43 glycosylhydrolase; this encodes MRIFTRPRVIALIALGLAAAVFALSMGFGPRSQRPDPQPPSASATSSPAEATTSARTPPNGTLFVDTAGAPIHAHGGGMLEHDGVFYWVGENRNESNRFESVSLYSSPDLANWTFQHDILTQASAPDLVGATIERPKLLFNEPTDSFVLWMHWENGVDYNQARTAVAVSPMIDGDYVYKRSFRPLGYESRDQTVFQAEDGSAYLASATSSNADLNIYRLSDDFTEPVALLTTLWPGAYREAPALFQRNDTYFLMTSGATGWDPNQAMYATAPDPAGPWSELLPVGDAEAFGSQAAFVLPVAGSSRTSFLYLGDRWAGARDAPVNDSDYVWLPLTFPTERSLSLEWSTALSISVSEGTIDGVAPGTPFREFHTATDDRCLDAPGMEGDATAIIYDCNGGANQQWQTIPVSDEEILVRSRTEGTCITVRGQLLVLETCSGSAEQMLSLVPEGPKFQRLAFEESCLTEGDERSAVLDACSRQLLFDPTS